A section of the Sceloporus undulatus isolate JIND9_A2432 ecotype Alabama chromosome 3, SceUnd_v1.1, whole genome shotgun sequence genome encodes:
- the LOC121925849 gene encoding 2-oxoglutarate receptor 1-like: protein MISTNTEAPVANVTNPLPSYVAATLENCTDDVHKLRKSYLPSLYGVIFCIGFLGNIMAMCVYTFKMRPWKSSTIIMFNLACTDLLYLIGLPFLIHYYANGEHWIFGDFLCKFIRFSFHFNLYSSILFLTCFSIFRYFAIVHPIRCFFVRKKSWVILACSASWLISLLAVSPVNYLITSKTHENKSVCLDLTSSDNMNVIRWYTWLLSSLAFFLPLITVTLCYTAIIYTLATGPHTQNRHKLKARKLVFLLLVVFYVCFLPFHVFRVIRIELRIYPVTCDVETHVHAVYVISRPLAAMNTCCNLLIYAVINDNFQQAIQSLLRCKSSNLLQPGGSSKSGILKL from the coding sequence ATGATATCAACAAACACAGAGGCACCTGTAGCAAATGTGACCAATCCACTGCCAAGCTATGTTGCAGCTACTCTCGAGAATTGCACCGATGACGTCCACAAACTCAGAAAATCCTACCTGCCATCCCTTTATGGTGTGATCTTTTGCATTGGCTTCCTGGGCAACATCATGGCGATGTGTGTATATACTTTCAAGATGAGACCCTGGAAAAGCAGCACCATTATCATGTTCAACTTGGCCTGTACAGATTTGCTGTACTTAATTGGCCTTCCTTTCCTGATTCACTACTATGCCAATGGAGAGCACTGGATCTTTGGAGATTTCCTGTGCAAGTTCATCCGCTTCAGTTTCCACTTCAACTTGTACAGCAGCATCCTATTTCTGACCTGCTTCAGCATCTTCCGATACTTTGCCATCGTCCACCCAATAAGGTGTTTCTTTGTTCGAAAAAAGTCATGGGTTATTTTGGCATGCTCTGCATCTTGGCTGATTTCACTGTTGGCTGTGAGTCCTGTCAATTACTTGATTACCTCAAAAACACATGAGAACAAATCTGTCTGTCTTGACCTCACTAGTTCGGACAACATGAATGTTATTAGGTGGTATACCTGGCTTTTAAGTAGCTTGGCCTTCTTCTTGCCTCTAATAACTGTGACTCTTTGCTACACTGCAATAATCTATACTTTAGCAACAGGGCCCCACACTCAAAACCGTCATAAACTAAAGGCTCGCAAACTTGTCTTTCTACTCCTAGTAGTCTTTTATGTGTGTTTCCTGCCCTTCCATGTCTTTAGAGTCATTCGGATTGAATTAAGGATATACCCAGTTACCTGTGATGTTGAAACCCATGTCCATGCTGTCTATGTTATCTCCAGACCATTGGCTGCTATGAATACATGTTGCAATTTGTTAATTTATGCTGTGATCAATGATAATTTCCAGCAAGCCATTCAGTCTCTTCTGCGATGCAAGTCAAGCAACTTACTACAACCAGGAGGAAGCAGCAAATCTGGAATATTAAAGTTATGA